One genomic window of Methanosarcina acetivorans C2A includes the following:
- a CDS encoding DUF2023 family protein, translating to MNKSTEKLLKRSLDGNMQVFMHHIYEFQKGLRDLILHTTHIRFLNDITATLQKKDIPYIIHPVGEKNINVFFGNEKCIRVINNIGNKKLSQYTDEEDFILGIMLGYDRLQQCERYIQRKNGSSKVEELIG from the coding sequence TTGAATAAGTCAACAGAAAAATTACTAAAAAGAAGTTTAGACGGAAATATGCAGGTGTTCATGCATCATATTTATGAATTTCAAAAAGGCCTTCGTGATCTGATTTTGCATACGACTCATATTAGGTTTCTGAATGATATAACCGCAACACTTCAAAAAAAAGATATACCATATATCATCCATCCCGTTGGGGAAAAAAATATAAACGTGTTCTTTGGAAACGAGAAATGCATCCGAGTTATAAATAATATTGGGAATAAAAAGCTGTCACAGTATACTGATGAAGAAGATTTTATTCTCGGTATTATGCTGGGATATGATAGATTACAACAATGCGAACGTTATATCCAAAGAAAAAATGGTAGTTCAAAAGTCGAAGAACTCATAGGTTAA
- a CDS encoding flavodoxin encodes MEKTIIVYGSSTGNTEILAEEIKGTLEKYDGKVKLMEVTDLHPTDLANYDTILLGCSTWGDGELQDDFIPFEEEMEGVDLKGKKAACFGPGDSTFPLFCNAVDLLEEKLKSCGAQIIVEGLKIDGDVDYQLDKAEEWANEVAQAVSV; translated from the coding sequence ATGGAGAAAACAATTATTGTTTATGGTAGCTCAACAGGAAACACTGAAATATTGGCTGAAGAGATCAAAGGTACTTTAGAAAAGTATGATGGGAAGGTCAAGCTGATGGAGGTCACAGATCTGCATCCAACCGATTTGGCCAACTACGATACAATCCTCTTAGGATGTTCAACGTGGGGAGATGGAGAATTACAGGATGACTTTATTCCATTCGAAGAAGAGATGGAGGGTGTAGACCTTAAGGGTAAAAAAGCTGCTTGCTTTGGGCCGGGAGATTCCACTTTTCCTCTATTTTGCAATGCAGTGGACCTCCTGGAAGAAAAGTTGAAAAGTTGTGGTGCACAAATCATTGTTGAAGGTTTGAAGATTGATGGAGATGTGGATTATCAGCTTGACAAAGCAGAAGAATGGGCAAATGAAGTCGCACAAGCAGTAAGTGTGTGA
- a CDS encoding IS5-like element ISMac22 family transposase, with product MKTFTDFALKEKYKHIQLVGDNLSELESLIGWKRFRLILEPMYVNKTASGGRPEADVIVMFKMLVLQQWHGLSDPELEKHCIDRLSFRNFLGFPDYIPDSTTVWLFRKGIIDNEKEEEIWDELQSQLDSHGLKIKKGMIQDATFIHSDPEHAKADKPRGNEAKTRRSRDGTWTKKGSKLYFGYKLHSIIDRDYELIRRFKTTTALVHDSQVDLSEENEVVYRDTGYFGAEAKGFAATMKRAVRGHPLGIRDIIRNKRISLKRVPGERVYAVTKNVFSSGTVLVTTVERVNMKMLFTAFCYNLHQLRTLKRKGVF from the coding sequence ATGAAAACCTTTACTGATTTTGCTCTTAAAGAAAAATACAAACACATTCAATTGGTTGGAGATAACCTTTCTGAACTTGAATCCTTAATCGGCTGGAAACGTTTTCGTTTGATTTTAGAACCTATGTATGTAAACAAAACCGCTTCAGGCGGCAGGCCTGAAGCTGATGTCATTGTAATGTTTAAGATGCTTGTTTTGCAGCAATGGCATGGTCTTTCTGATCCAGAGCTTGAGAAGCATTGTATTGACCGCCTCTCTTTCAGGAATTTTCTCGGCTTTCCTGATTATATCCCAGACAGTACCACTGTCTGGTTGTTCAGGAAGGGAATTATCGATAACGAGAAGGAAGAGGAAATCTGGGACGAGTTACAAAGTCAACTTGATTCTCATGGTTTGAAAATCAAAAAAGGAATGATCCAGGATGCTACTTTTATTCATTCAGATCCAGAACATGCTAAAGCTGACAAACCAAGAGGAAATGAAGCAAAAACAAGAAGAAGTAGAGATGGAACATGGACAAAGAAGGGAAGTAAGTTATATTTTGGCTACAAACTTCATAGCATAATAGACAGAGATTATGAACTGATCCGAAGATTCAAAACAACAACAGCGTTAGTTCATGATTCCCAAGTTGATTTGTCTGAGGAAAACGAAGTGGTTTACAGGGATACAGGATACTTTGGAGCAGAAGCAAAAGGTTTTGCCGCAACAATGAAAAGAGCAGTTAGAGGACATCCATTGGGAATAAGGGATATAATCCGAAACAAGAGGATTAGTTTAAAGAGAGTGCCAGGGGAAAGAGTTTATGCAGTAACGAAAAACGTATTTAGTTCAGGAACGGTTCTTGTTACCACTGTCGAAAGGGTGAATATGAAGATGTTGTTTACTGCTTTTTGTTATAATCTGCATCAACTGAGGACATTGAAAAGGAAAGGAGTATTTTAA
- a CDS encoding RNA-guided endonuclease InsQ/TnpB family protein codes for MLLTYKIKHNRDFSEELRKARKVAEFCIEHRAQNRTLEPPPIQRTGSSGPQLSPSSLPLSSPFPLLSSALSPSSASPSSFPLSVSSAKSSNDSSISSSTHPFSDSLPGADSFSGKDSLFPADVRHIGLRSTISGQIIRKYSRNRDLKSMKNVKLIVPSKAVNVDREEKTLEIPCLKLLLDYHFSSNFKKISQIEIDNVYAYVAVVFQDEKPDSTGRYIGVDLNTKGHIAVVADPESGKVWKFGKMRYHTHKKYENIKKRLYTKGKYKRLKAVKKREKNIVKDLNHKISRKIVDLALYSGCGIKLENLKGVKKLNGKAESVGKGRNKKSVEKKKNQNVGRSRSEEMNKEVIKTENEIKAEIKTKIETKNKTKTRRENKAKKHIWSNEYSLNSWSFHQLQQFIEYKARLQGVEVVYIDPHATSKRCSRCGLTGNRRSKEFECPHCGHVDHADVNAAFNIALTPKGNGQFSAERDAGKGSPDTPQKILARTLLSKRKASEKTSPYFAWEVCQFLA; via the coding sequence ATGCTACTGACCTATAAAATCAAGCATAATCGGGATTTTTCGGAAGAACTCCGAAAGGCGCGCAAGGTTGCTGAGTTCTGTATTGAACACAGGGCTCAAAATCGCACTCTTGAACCGCCTCCGATCCAAAGAACCGGTTCTTCTGGTCCTCAACTTTCTCCTTCTTCTCTTCCTCTTTCTTCTCCTTTTCCTCTGCTTTCCTCTGCTCTTTCCCCTTCTTCTGCTTCTCCCTCCTCTTTTCCTCTTTCTGTTTCCTCAGCTAAATCCTCCAATGACTCCTCAATTTCTTCTTCTACTCATCCTTTTTCCGATTCCCTGCCCGGAGCGGATTCATTTTCGGGTAAGGATTCACTTTTCCCTGCGGATGTCAGGCATATAGGCCTGAGGTCAACAATTTCCGGCCAGATCATCAGGAAATATTCCAGAAACCGGGATCTCAAATCTATGAAAAATGTGAAACTGATTGTCCCTTCGAAGGCTGTCAATGTTGACAGGGAGGAAAAGACCCTGGAGATACCCTGTCTCAAACTTCTTCTGGACTATCATTTTTCCAGCAACTTCAAGAAAATCTCCCAGATAGAAATCGATAACGTCTATGCCTATGTAGCGGTTGTCTTCCAGGACGAAAAACCCGATAGTACCGGGCGCTACATAGGAGTTGACCTCAATACCAAGGGGCATATTGCAGTTGTGGCTGACCCGGAGTCCGGAAAGGTCTGGAAGTTCGGCAAAATGCGCTATCATACGCATAAGAAATACGAAAACATAAAAAAGCGGCTCTACACCAAAGGCAAATACAAACGCCTGAAAGCTGTGAAAAAGAGAGAAAAGAATATTGTAAAAGACCTGAACCATAAAATCAGCCGAAAGATTGTGGACCTTGCTCTGTATTCCGGGTGCGGGATAAAACTCGAAAACCTGAAAGGGGTCAAGAAACTCAACGGCAAGGCCGAAAGTGTGGGAAAAGGCAGGAATAAGAAAAGCGTAGAAAAAAAGAAAAATCAAAACGTAGGCAGAAGCCGAAGCGAGGAAATGAATAAGGAGGTCATCAAAACCGAAAATGAAATAAAAGCCGAAATCAAAACCAAAATTGAAACCAAAAACAAAACCAAAACCAGAAGAGAAAACAAAGCCAAAAAACACATCTGGTCAAATGAATACTCCCTGAACAGCTGGTCATTTCATCAGCTTCAGCAATTTATCGAATATAAAGCCAGGCTGCAGGGAGTAGAGGTAGTCTATATTGATCCCCATGCGACAAGCAAAAGGTGTAGTCGCTGCGGACTTACAGGCAACCGACGCAGCAAGGAGTTTGAATGCCCTCACTGCGGGCATGTTGACCATGCCGATGTCAACGCTGCCTTTAATATTGCGCTGACGCCCAAAGGCAACGGTCAATTCTCTGCAGAAAGAGATGCAGGGAAAGGGAGCCCTGATACCCCTCAAAAAATCCTGGCCCGTACCCTCCTGAGTAAACGGAAAGCCAGCGAAAAAACTTCTCCATATTTTGCCTGGGAAGTATGTCAGTTTTTGGCTTAA
- a CDS encoding TolB family protein: MYNLTTGKITGLGHVGTSPSIQGDKITWWDEEKVIVYNISTGKEINIEGANTPAIYGDNLVFVRSKYEDCQPASYQNAQYNSLYLYNLSTHKEVQLTPYKHAHFGSSIYENKIVWTQANRVNSSERSTNISIYDIPTKRVSDIGRSGTAQDGKIYGDIVVWVESQNGSMNIYMRDIAKHETRQVTFDGNSTSPDVYGDRIVWESAYRAGNNPSGDIYMYNILTNETTRITNSTYAREPAIYDDKIVYIDSRSDPEYQEERNIYLYNLSA, encoded by the coding sequence ATGTATAACCTGACTACTGGAAAGATAACCGGGCTAGGGCATGTGGGAACTAGTCCATCTATTCAGGGGGATAAAATTACATGGTGGGACGAAGAAAAGGTAATTGTGTATAACATTTCCACTGGCAAAGAAATTAACATAGAAGGCGCTAATACACCAGCGATCTACGGGGATAATCTTGTGTTTGTAAGGTCAAAATATGAGGACTGTCAGCCTGCCTCTTATCAAAATGCCCAGTATAACAGTTTATATTTATACAATCTCAGCACCCATAAAGAAGTTCAACTAACTCCATATAAGCATGCTCACTTTGGTTCTTCTATCTACGAAAATAAGATTGTATGGACACAGGCAAATCGGGTAAATTCAAGCGAGCGGAGTACAAACATTTCCATATACGACATACCCACAAAGAGAGTAAGTGACATCGGCAGAAGTGGTACAGCACAGGACGGTAAAATCTACGGAGACATTGTCGTGTGGGTAGAATCCCAAAACGGATCAATGAATATCTATATGCGAGATATTGCCAAGCATGAAACACGTCAGGTCACTTTTGATGGCAACTCGACCAGTCCAGATGTATATGGTGATAGAATAGTGTGGGAAAGTGCATACAGGGCAGGAAACAACCCGTCGGGTGATATTTATATGTACAATATCTTAACCAATGAGACAACTCGTATTACTAACAGCACTTATGCAAGAGAGCCTGCAATTTACGACGATAAAATTGTATACATAGATTCACGCAGTGATCCGGAATACCAGGAAGAAAGAAACATCTATTTGTATAACCTTTCAGCTTGA
- a CDS encoding MATE family efflux transporter, giving the protein MVSDEELRSGNIFNLFWKFTFPAVVGVIIVGIQEIIDGFFIGNAVGNQGLAGITLAYPPYLIIIGAGIIIGIGSSSLTALKLGKGNKKEAFEIVHNAFPLSLLTGAIFTVGGLIFCETSLGLLGTDGPALFFAREYLRIIFAGSVFMVLAISLDPLVRNDGKPRLCMHIMAAGVVINIVLDYFFVMRMGMGMPGAAAATILSFVLPAVLLMRYLFGSEAKLKLRLRSMSFKPVTVLQIFKAGTPSFAMQISFALLLFAHNYMLLRYGSELAVSAYGIIGYVFSIFYMLFEGIALGVQPIMGFNYGAGSYERVSKTLKLTMLSCILVGVFGFMLICLFPETLVQLFSQNDPELLEITLRGMNIGMFSLLVEGIVLLTSIYYQSINRVRAALFINLGKIFIFLFPLLFILPLFFGLDGVWSASPVAEYFMVILVMVMLSKEFRFLRESAKAVTGKPADLKTNAKANIRASTKAEAKYAPSVSRSSVKAGSKESTGFVAFKHAENAESS; this is encoded by the coding sequence ATGGTAAGCGATGAAGAATTGAGGTCCGGGAATATTTTCAATCTTTTCTGGAAATTTACTTTTCCGGCAGTAGTTGGCGTCATCATTGTCGGAATCCAGGAGATAATTGATGGTTTCTTCATAGGAAATGCGGTTGGAAACCAGGGGCTTGCGGGAATTACCCTTGCCTACCCTCCTTACCTTATCATAATCGGGGCAGGTATAATTATCGGAATCGGTTCGTCCAGTCTTACGGCCCTGAAACTTGGAAAAGGGAATAAAAAGGAAGCCTTCGAGATTGTGCATAATGCTTTTCCCTTAAGCCTCCTTACAGGAGCTATTTTTACTGTGGGCGGGCTGATTTTTTGTGAAACATCCCTAGGTTTACTCGGAACCGATGGGCCTGCCCTCTTCTTTGCCCGGGAATACCTCCGTATCATCTTTGCAGGTTCGGTTTTTATGGTTCTTGCAATCTCCCTCGACCCCCTGGTAAGGAATGACGGGAAACCCAGGCTCTGTATGCACATTATGGCTGCAGGGGTGGTCATAAACATCGTACTTGATTACTTTTTTGTCATGCGCATGGGAATGGGTATGCCGGGCGCAGCAGCTGCGACAATACTTTCCTTTGTCCTGCCTGCAGTCCTGCTTATGCGCTACCTTTTCGGAAGCGAGGCAAAGCTTAAGCTCCGGTTGAGGTCAATGAGCTTCAAACCCGTGACAGTCCTGCAGATCTTTAAAGCCGGAACCCCCTCATTTGCCATGCAGATTTCGTTTGCTCTCTTACTCTTTGCACATAACTACATGCTGCTCAGATACGGTTCCGAGCTTGCGGTCTCAGCCTACGGTATCATAGGGTATGTATTTTCAATTTTCTACATGCTTTTTGAGGGAATAGCCCTTGGGGTGCAACCGATAATGGGTTTCAATTACGGGGCAGGAAGTTACGAAAGGGTTTCAAAGACCCTGAAACTGACAATGCTTTCGTGTATCCTCGTCGGAGTTTTCGGCTTTATGCTGATCTGTCTTTTCCCGGAGACTCTGGTGCAGCTCTTCAGCCAGAATGACCCCGAACTTCTGGAAATCACGCTAAGGGGCATGAATATTGGCATGTTCTCTTTGCTTGTTGAGGGCATCGTACTGCTAACCTCCATCTATTACCAGTCAATAAACAGGGTCAGAGCAGCCCTCTTCATCAATCTCGGAAAGATCTTCATTTTCCTCTTTCCCCTGCTGTTCATCCTCCCTCTATTCTTCGGGCTTGATGGCGTCTGGTCTGCATCTCCGGTTGCGGAATATTTTATGGTAATACTGGTCATGGTTATGCTTTCAAAAGAGTTCAGGTTCCTCAGGGAAAGTGCAAAAGCAGTGACAGGAAAACCAGCAGATTTAAAAACAAATGCAAAAGCCAATATAAGGGCCAGTACAAAGGCTGAGGCAAAGTATGCACCTTCGGTATCCAGAAGCAGTGTGAAGGCAGGTAGTAAGGAAAGTACGGGGTTTGTCGCCTTCAAGCATGCTGAAAATGCGGAAAGCTCGTGA
- the mprF gene encoding bifunctional lysylphosphatidylglycerol flippase/synthetase MprF has product MKQNGSTQEKALKVVSYLLPGIIFALALWTLDQQMHHLRSSYILKSIASVPLSHIGIAVFFTILSYAVLTGYDYLATRHINHPLSYKQAARSSFISTSISYSTGFNFLTGSSLRYRLYSMYGLAFSEIWEIIVFCVSTFWVGFCFIAGLLFTFYPVKFSAYSSEVPIPLNIVGILLMLLFAAYFFFSFRKRDFEIKGYRIRFPEPKIAFLQLALSSADYLLSGSIIYFLLPSNSQLTLLHVLVFFALAQLAGLISTVPGGLVVFETVMLFLLKPYFGTVDTIKPLLIFRAVYYFLPFLLGFLALIFCEFEARKEFLKKAGKVTYSSLSEVTPQIFSVLIFLGGISLLFSGALPSNPEYLRELPYFIPLPLIEASRFFGSIVGFLLLLLANGLWKRIDGAYMLSLIVLLLGGIFTLLKDFNYQEAAVLFAMFVLLFPSRKHFYRKSSLLHQSFGRENIIAIILVLVSFIWLGMFSYRNVEYSNELWWQFGVNSQASSFLRAVVGIFFILLVLGVMKMLSPFSKDIHLPGTEELELAKTILRESPETWGNLALSGDKYLLFDARKQAFLMYGVSGKSWIAMGDPVGKSEQIKELIWDFYEMSKLHQGRAVFYEISEKYIPIYLDLGLTLIKIGEEAKVPLDSFTLEGKAGKDFRYAVKNVEKKGYWFEIIPPEGVNALIPELKKVSDAWLEMKTGKEKGFSIGFFDEKYLCNFPLGIVRNETEIVAFANIWPGAAAEEFSIDLMRYNSSAPAMDYLFVKLILWGKENGYKHFSLGMAPLSGLETRQFAPLWHRVGALIFANGDYIYNYKGLRAYKEKFHPVWSPKYIALPTGFKKSLALKDIAALISGMKDLF; this is encoded by the coding sequence ATGAAACAAAACGGCAGTACACAGGAAAAAGCCCTTAAAGTAGTCAGTTACCTCTTACCGGGAATCATCTTTGCCCTGGCTTTGTGGACTCTGGACCAGCAGATGCACCATCTGCGCTCGAGTTATATTCTGAAAAGTATTGCCAGCGTTCCCCTGAGCCATATAGGAATTGCTGTCTTTTTCACTATTTTGAGCTATGCGGTTTTAACGGGCTACGATTATCTTGCAACCCGCCATATCAACCATCCCCTTTCTTACAAACAGGCTGCCAGGTCTTCTTTTATCAGCACATCCATCAGTTATAGCACGGGGTTTAATTTCCTGACAGGAAGTTCCCTCCGCTACAGGCTGTATTCGATGTACGGGCTGGCTTTTTCTGAGATCTGGGAAATTATAGTTTTTTGCGTCTCCACTTTCTGGGTCGGGTTTTGTTTCATTGCAGGCTTGCTTTTCACATTTTATCCTGTAAAGTTTTCGGCTTACTCCTCTGAGGTTCCGATCCCATTGAATATAGTCGGGATTCTTTTAATGCTTCTTTTTGCTGCATATTTCTTTTTCTCATTCCGGAAACGGGATTTTGAGATTAAGGGCTACAGGATCAGGTTTCCCGAACCTAAAATTGCTTTCCTGCAGCTTGCTTTATCCTCAGCTGATTACCTGCTCTCAGGAAGCATAATCTACTTCCTCCTGCCCTCAAATTCTCAGCTCACCCTGCTTCACGTACTTGTGTTCTTTGCGCTGGCCCAGCTGGCAGGGCTGATAAGCACGGTTCCCGGTGGGCTTGTCGTTTTCGAGACCGTGATGCTCTTTCTACTGAAGCCTTATTTCGGTACGGTTGATACGATAAAGCCTCTTTTGATCTTCAGAGCCGTTTATTATTTCCTTCCTTTCCTGCTCGGCTTCCTGGCTCTTATTTTCTGCGAGTTTGAAGCAAGGAAAGAGTTCCTTAAAAAAGCCGGAAAAGTTACCTATTCCAGTCTATCGGAGGTAACTCCCCAGATCTTTTCGGTCCTGATCTTTCTGGGAGGAATCTCTCTCCTCTTTTCCGGGGCTCTTCCTTCAAACCCCGAATACCTGCGGGAACTCCCATACTTTATCCCTCTCCCTCTCATCGAAGCTTCAAGGTTTTTCGGAAGCATAGTAGGCTTTTTGCTCCTGCTTCTGGCAAACGGGCTCTGGAAAAGGATCGACGGGGCTTATATGCTTTCCCTTATAGTCCTTTTACTGGGAGGGATTTTTACCCTCCTGAAGGATTTTAATTACCAGGAGGCTGCAGTACTTTTTGCGATGTTTGTTCTCCTGTTTCCCTCAAGGAAGCATTTCTACAGGAAGTCCTCACTTCTGCACCAGTCCTTTGGCAGGGAAAATATAATTGCCATAATTCTGGTGCTGGTGAGCTTCATCTGGCTCGGGATGTTTTCCTACCGGAATGTTGAGTATTCAAACGAACTCTGGTGGCAGTTCGGGGTAAATTCCCAGGCTTCGAGCTTTTTAAGGGCTGTAGTGGGAATCTTTTTCATACTTCTGGTCCTTGGAGTTATGAAAATGCTGAGCCCTTTTTCCAAAGACATCCACCTTCCCGGAACTGAAGAGCTTGAGCTTGCAAAAACGATTCTCAGGGAAAGCCCGGAAACCTGGGGAAACCTCGCCCTTAGCGGAGACAAATACCTGCTTTTTGATGCCCGGAAACAGGCTTTTTTGATGTACGGAGTCTCGGGAAAGAGCTGGATTGCTATGGGAGACCCTGTAGGAAAGAGTGAACAGATAAAGGAACTGATCTGGGACTTTTATGAAATGAGCAAACTGCACCAAGGCAGAGCCGTCTTCTACGAGATAAGCGAAAAATACATCCCCATTTACCTCGACCTAGGCCTGACCCTGATCAAAATCGGGGAAGAAGCAAAAGTCCCTCTTGACTCCTTTACGCTGGAAGGAAAAGCCGGCAAGGACTTCCGCTACGCCGTGAAAAATGTGGAAAAAAAAGGGTACTGGTTTGAGATTATCCCCCCCGAAGGAGTAAACGCCCTTATCCCTGAACTCAAAAAAGTCTCGGATGCCTGGCTGGAAATGAAAACCGGAAAAGAAAAGGGTTTCTCAATCGGGTTTTTTGACGAGAAATACCTCTGTAACTTCCCTCTTGGCATTGTCAGGAACGAAACCGAAATCGTGGCTTTTGCAAACATCTGGCCAGGAGCAGCAGCGGAAGAGTTCAGCATCGACCTTATGCGCTACAACTCCAGCGCCCCGGCAATGGACTACCTTTTTGTCAAACTCATCCTCTGGGGAAAAGAAAACGGATACAAACATTTTTCTCTCGGAATGGCTCCCCTTTCAGGCCTTGAAACGAGACAGTTTGCCCCCCTCTGGCATAGAGTAGGGGCTTTGATCTTTGCCAACGGAGACTATATTTATAACTACAAAGGCCTGCGGGCTTATAAAGAAAAATTCCATCCTGTCTGGAGCCCGAAGTATATCGCTCTCCCCACAGGGTTCAAGAAAAGCCTTGCCCTGAAAGATATTGCAGCCCTGATCTCGGGAATGAAAGATCTTTTCTGA
- a CDS encoding type 1 glutamine amidotransferase, with product MKLQVLQHSALNTLGTIEEYAKTRSYPLESTRFYETKNPPSLDSFDLLIIMGGPMGIYDYAENPWLRDEKSFIKQAIDAGKPVLGICLGAQLLANILGARIYENGHREMGWFPVKAVRKEENKPEFLKGLPEEITVFHWHSRTFDLPEGAVHLFRSEGCKNQGFIYGGRVVALQFHPEVHEERVESMIRRFGGESGNGPFTQRKEEMVGQEKYLVETKKFMFAVLDKFEKIAGKGRLE from the coding sequence ATGAAGCTCCAAGTCCTCCAGCACTCTGCCCTCAACACCCTCGGCACAATTGAAGAATACGCTAAAACTAGAAGCTACCCCCTTGAGTCAACCCGCTTTTACGAAACAAAAAACCCTCCCTCCCTCGACTCCTTCGACCTTCTCATAATCATGGGCGGTCCAATGGGAATCTACGACTATGCCGAAAACCCCTGGTTAAGAGATGAAAAATCCTTCATAAAACAGGCCATCGATGCAGGAAAGCCCGTGCTCGGGATCTGTCTCGGGGCTCAGTTGCTTGCTAACATCCTCGGCGCCCGCATCTACGAAAACGGACACCGGGAAATGGGCTGGTTTCCCGTAAAGGCAGTCAGGAAGGAGGAAAATAAACCAGAATTTCTCAAAGGGCTGCCGGAAGAGATCACTGTTTTTCACTGGCACTCCCGGACCTTTGACCTTCCAGAGGGAGCTGTACATCTTTTCCGGAGCGAGGGGTGCAAAAATCAGGGTTTCATATATGGCGGCAGAGTTGTGGCACTCCAGTTTCACCCGGAGGTGCATGAAGAAAGGGTTGAATCCATGATCCGGCGGTTCGGGGGAGAATCGGGAAACGGACCTTTTACCCAGAGGAAGGAAGAGATGGTCGGACAGGAGAAGTATCTGGTTGAGACAAAGAAATTCATGTTTGCAGTGCTGGACAAGTTTGAAAAAATAGCCGGAAAGGGAAGGCTGGAATAA
- a CDS encoding protein-S-isoprenylcysteine O-methyltransferase translates to MNENLWKICFIVMFIIWVFVRKVYGTRAMKNKSKKKVRPNFEKSLVFLNFIGMVFLPLTAVFSSYLDSFNINLPDSIRLFALIVTFLNIGLFTKIHKDLGNNWSAILEIKDGHKLVKEGIYKNIRHPMYAHLWLWVITQGIILSNWVVLIFGIVAWAILYFIRVPKEEELLIEEFGDEYIEYMGKTGRLFPKVV, encoded by the coding sequence ATGAATGAAAACCTTTGGAAAATATGTTTTATTGTAATGTTCATAATTTGGGTTTTCGTCAGAAAGGTTTACGGAACTCGTGCCATGAAAAATAAATCAAAGAAAAAGGTAAGACCAAATTTTGAAAAGTCGTTAGTATTTCTTAATTTTATAGGAATGGTTTTTCTTCCTCTTACTGCTGTTTTTAGCTCATATTTAGATTCATTTAATATCAATTTACCAGATAGTATTAGATTATTTGCTTTGATAGTGACATTTCTAAATATTGGATTGTTCACTAAAATCCATAAGGACCTTGGGAATAACTGGTCTGCAATACTGGAAATCAAGGACGGTCATAAATTAGTGAAAGAAGGTATCTATAAAAATATAAGGCACCCAATGTATGCGCATCTCTGGTTATGGGTAATAACTCAGGGAATAATTCTTAGCAATTGGGTTGTTTTAATATTTGGAATAGTTGCCTGGGCAATTCTTTATTTCATAAGAGTTCCAAAAGAAGAAGAACTGTTGATTGAAGAGTTTGGGGATGAATACATAGAGTACATGGGGAAAACCGGGAGGCTATTTCCAAAAGTAGTGTGA